TTTTAATCTTTTAGCATCTTCTGTTATACTTGTAGCTAGTCTTGGAGTTGATTTTACAAATACTCCGAGTTCTCTGGAAAGAAGTAATGCCATATCTCTTTCCTCCTCATGCCAGCTTTCAATTGCTTGAACAACCTCGTCTGATTCAATTTTTAGAGGTCGTCTATCTGTTATCATCCCAACAGTCTTATTCCAGCCATCTTTCATTTTATGATAGCCGCTTACGCCTGACGCTGGAGCATCGATATAGTGAAGTACTTCTTTCATTATCTCTACTTGGTCTTCATCCTCAATATTGGTTTCATTTTTGAAAAGCAGAATTTGCCCCTTTGTCATAAGGTATGTCCATGAGAAGTGGAATAGGTCAAAGTTCTTTGAGATGGATTTATCAAGCTTTATAGGTGATTGGCTAGAATCCGAAACGAAGTCATTTGAAACTGTTACCATTTTAGAAACTCCAATTTTTTTGAGAACTGAAATGTATTTTTCTATTTGACCTTTCTCTAATGGGTTGTTTTTGTTTTTCATTTCAAAACCAACTGCATCTTTTATTTTTTTATTAACAACGACAATTATTAAACCATCGATACGACATGAAGCATCGACGTGCTTAAAGGTAACTTCCGAAAAGTAATATGCCTTTCCACCCCGAGGCAATTTGATTTCTTTAAATATAGAGTCACGATATTCCTTTATCAATCGAAGTGAACTAAGAAAAATAGATGTGAGGGCGCCTTCATCTCCTGTTTTTAAGAGAGGAATTAGTCTTGCTTCTCTAACAGCAATAGAAGACTCTTTACCGCCCTCGCAATGGTCTAAGAACGCCTCGTAGTCGAGCCCAATTAAACCCTTAGTAAATTCACTTTTTTTAAACATGGCTTTTTTTCGAAATATATAAACAATTCAAAACATTAAAAAGGGGCTAGCCAATTAAACTATTATTTCTTACTTTGGAGGCTCAATAAATTAACAATTATGAAAACAATTATTTTAGTCATGACTCTGATGCTGAGTCTGACAAGTTTGGGACAAAAACTGAAAACAGTTGATAATTTCGATATGTCAACTCCGTTTGATGAAGTAAAGAACAGTTACAAAATGAGCTTCTTTATTGAAAATAGTCTGACTTTGGCTGATGGCTCTGCTATAATTATAGGGGATGAATTAAAGTTAGGTACTTCTGCTAGTAAGCTTTCGAACAGTTATGAAACTATATTTATAGGAACAATAAATGGACTCACTACCGCTGCAGTGGCAGGTGCACCGCCTACTAGAGCTTCTACAGCTTTCAAAGGCAATACATACATATTGAGTAAAATAAAATGTATGAGATTTCAGGGTCAATTAAGTTTTCAACTAGAGTTGACTAATTCAAAATCGACAGCAGCACTTAAGAGTATGAAAACTATAGTAGCAAGTAGTTTGTCTCTTGAAAATGGTGAGTTAGTTAACCCGAATGCACCTATGAGTAGTGACGAAGCTCTCGCTGAATTGAAAAGAGCAAAAGATAAACTAGACCTCGGGCTTATTACACAAGCTGAATTTGACGAAATAAAGTCAAAACTAGCTCCACTTATTAAGTAAATAATAATACTATTAGCCACTTTAACGAGTGGCTTTTTTATTATTTACATTTATATTTTGCTCTTAACGTATCGGTTAATATGTGTGACTCACCAGAAACCTGTCCATCTAAGTCACACCAATCACCCCACATAGTGTCTGCGCCCATACGGGTATCTCTCACCCATTCGCCCGTTTTTGGTGAGGGGGTGGAAATGTTGGGAAACCTTAAGCGGTGAGGAGTTCTTTTATTAACTTTAAAAAAAA
The DNA window shown above is from Flavobacteriales bacterium and carries:
- a CDS encoding SHOCT domain-containing protein — its product is MKTIILVMTLMLSLTSLGQKLKTVDNFDMSTPFDEVKNSYKMSFFIENSLTLADGSAIIIGDELKLGTSASKLSNSYETIFIGTINGLTTAAVAGAPPTRASTAFKGNTYILSKIKCMRFQGQLSFQLELTNSKSTAALKSMKTIVASSLSLENGELVNPNAPMSSDEALAELKRAKDKLDLGLITQAEFDEIKSKLAPLIK